The proteins below come from a single Juglans regia cultivar Chandler chromosome 12, Walnut 2.0, whole genome shotgun sequence genomic window:
- the LOC109002992 gene encoding 40S ribosomal protein S23, whose protein sequence is MGKTRGMGAGRKLKSHRRRQRWADKSYKKSHLGNEWKKPFAGSSHAKGIVLEKIGIEAKQPNSAIRKCARVQLIKNGKKIAAFVPNDGCLNYIEENDEVLIAGFGRKGHAVGDIPGVRFKVVKVSGVSLLALFKEKKEKPRS, encoded by the exons ATGGG GAAGACTCGTGGAATGGGAGCTGGTCGTAAGCTCAAGTCCCACCGTAGAAGGCAGAGGTGGGCTGACAAGTCATATAAGAAGTCCCACCTGGGAAATGAGTGGAAAAAACCATTTGCTGGATCCTCCCATGCAAAGGGCATTGTTCTAGAAAAGAT TGGCATTGAGGCTAAGCAGCCAAACTCTGCTATTAGAAAATGTGCCCGTGTTCAGCTGATCAAAAATGGGAAAAAGATCGCTGCTTTTGTTCCTAATGATGGTTGCTTAAACTATATTGAGGAGAAC GACGAGGTGTTGATTGCAGGATTTGGGCGGAAGGGGCATGCTGTGGGTGATATCCCTGGAGTCAGATTCAAGGTTGTGAAGGTATCCGGTGTGTCTCTGCTGGCTCTCttcaaggagaaaaaagaaaagccaaGGTCTTAG
- the LOC109002988 gene encoding uncharacterized protein LOC109002988 produces MDEKKGKDVCVGSVSESTTLVVSEHVAGETQVEGPHSEGVERVKDGGACNGDEIMVEVLDSNVYFDGVCTHGEARQSVAVENEIGAVGGGNSLEEDVKSLGGGTAISEAGLRGIGGSSVDASKHGTETGVEGSLGIVESLGEQTQAVVVEECEVMVREEENIEGGVVKGETGREIIASGSGTGDMTAQDATVLDSEAQNTEVGTEDGGSLVVLDSTHGGAQIFHFEEVVMVDREAVLEKEMVEVGADRGGQVMDCVVDAIEDRESKEVGALDEKASITRNENGVGDSSVVVGSVGVESLVLKQDAIFGNVEHLERGLIVEGDQPGGELANGGLNVAYNLMPQKASVVDDDVWNPGISSVVVCTTSSAENSSLQTDAFPEKALVIFNEQGMVLTSVISALDGVVSSSGRKLMEDTSSGGTKNGDGDPKSLDEKSKVAAKGDTLCSNVEGMKIDTIDENATCSMEAQQGDIEQVGESSNNQRDVSPTPVSSCLPNQAAVGGVDTAIDDKDSSQLNSTVVQEMEVDKQVIEEQLVDVETVCLSTASHEHKCANSTSDLVVTVGEATAKYDKVLSDSNVEVTETVDRDGMLSCSVNDQNLKEERMCRITQTEAHITNRMESTLMECEAVLDSISEISVPTKKDGPLESEEYLEKGVGGDLPQIECEDAMLSNQPIQVVVEAEVATVDGSDLLNSNVETDTQVVGREEIAPMDTEEILNSNMDVLGTEEFEECLRRSMAGDSAQIDSRSELQVEVEKQETKSEQVGLQEGQGMELEEDVTDTEQSKADEEKFLEQPTLNAGSMVEVHQASYQLPSEKEGEFTVSDLVWGKVRSHPWWPGQIFDPADSSEKAIKHHRKDCFLVAYFGDRTFAWNEASQLKAFRTHFSHIEKQSNSEAFQNAVDCALEEVSRRVEFGLACSCIPKDAFYRIKFQKVENTGIRQESITRDRVDRSASASSFEPDKLIKYVQALAQYPSGDSDRLEVVIAKAQLLAFSRLKGYSSLPEFQFCGQLLESDMDTLVSEDRMHSIKVFEHVDDELTSFEQEISKNQNSFSSKHKQNFKDDVFYKKKERSLSELMGDMMDSPDGDDWLDGKTTSSSKKRKAVDYHDDHGPQDGRKTISFAKVSSTIPPSFPKPSFKIGDCIRRAASQLTGSPSILKWNSERLQKIDGSHDGPAGNEADASFLESDTQRGRVGVSTEYSSLDDLLLQLQIAAQNPLKAYGLSDTIVSFFSDFRNSVIVGQHSRRALLAMDKVGGGKRKKSSHSVVGSPETYEFEDMSDTYWTDRVVQNGSEEKTSRRNKKREYQIVPVVLDTPQVGRRPYSRKRYSDGNDAVAAEKPAGYVDENSPAEILMNFAEVNSVPSETNLNKMFRRFGPLKESETEVDRDTSRARVVYKHSSDAEVAFSSAGRFNIFGPTLVNYQINYTPSALFKASPMDTAQDHEMQFDLAALEVNLV; encoded by the coding sequence ATGGATGAGAAAAAAGGCAAGGATGTTTGTGTGGGGAGTGTTTCCGAGTCTACTACCCTGGTTGTTAGTGAGCATGTAGCTGGTGAAACCCAAGTTGAGGGGCCACACTCGGAGGGCGTTGAGAGGGTAAAGGATGGCGGGGCTTGTAATGGGGATGAAATCATGGTGGAAGTTTTGGATTCTAATGTGTATTTTGATGGTGTTTGTACCCACGGGGAGGCAAGGCAAAGTGTGGCAGTCGAGAATGAGATAGGTGCGGTGGGAGGTGGTAATTCTTTGGAGGAAGATGTTAAATCTTTGGGTGGAGGCACTGCAATTAGTGAAGCAGGTTTACGGGGAATTGGGGGTTCAAGTGTTGATGCATCAAAACATGGAACCGAGACTGGAGTTGAGGGTTCTTTGGGGATTGTGGAGTCACTGGGCGAACAAACTCAAGCCGTTGTGGTGGAGGAGTGTGAGGTTATGGTGAGAGAGGAGGAGAATATAGAGGGAGGAGTGGTCAAGGGGGAGACAGGGAGAGAAATAATTGCTAGTGGTAGTGGAACTGGTGACATGACAGCACAGGATGCCACAGTTTTAGATAGTGAAGCTCAGAATACAGAGGTTGGAACTGAGGATGGTGGTTCGTTGGTGGTTTTGGATTCCACACATGGAGGAGCACAGATTTTCCACTTTGAGGAAGTTGTCATGGTTGACAGGGAAGCTGTTTTGGAGAAAGAAATGGTTGAGGTGGGTGCAGATAGAGGTGGGCAAGTGATGGATTGTGTGGTTGATGCAATTGAGGATAGGGAATCAAAGGAAGTTGGTGCTTTGGATGAGAAAGCAAGTATTACTAGAAATGAAAATGGGGTAGGTGATTCCTCTGTAGTTGTGGGTTCCGTAGGTGTGGAAAGCCTTGTTCTTAAACAAGATGCCATATTTGGAAATGTGGAACATTTAGAGAGAGGATTGATTGTTGAGGGTGACCAGCCTGGTGGGGAATTGGCCAATGGTGGATTGAATGTAGCCTATAACTTGATGCCACAAAAAGCTAGTGTTGTGGATGATGATGTTTGGAATCCTGGAATCAGTTCTGTGGTTGTGTGCACTACGTCAAGTGCGGAAAATTCAAGTTTACAGACCGATGCTTTTCCAGAAAAAGCTTTAGTAATATTCAACGAGCAGGGAATGGTTCTTACTTCTGTCATTAGTGCTTTGGATGGGGTTGTTTCTAGTTCAGGAAGGAAACTGATGGAGGACACTTCTTCTGGAGGAACAAAAAATGGTGACGGAGATCCCAAATCATTGGATGAGAAAAGCAAAGTTGCTGCTAAAGGGGATACTTTGTGTTCCAACGTGGAAGGAATGAAAATTGATACTATTGATGAAAATGCTACTTGTTCAATGGAAGCGCAACAGGGAGACATTGAGCAAGTAGGTGAGAGCTCTAATAATCAAAGAGATGTATCTCCCACTCCAGTATCCTCATGTCTACCAAATCAAGCTGCTGTTGGAGGTGTTGATACAGCAATTGATGACAAGGATTCTTCTCAGTTAAATTCAACTGTCGTGCAAGAGATGGAAGTTGACAAACAAGTTATTGAAGAACAGTTGGTAGACGTTGAGACAGTTTGTTTGAGCACTGCAAGTCATGAGCATAAATGTGCAAACTCAACTTCAGATCTTGTAGTTACTGTTGGGGAAGCTACAGCCAAGTATGACAAGGTTCTTTCAGATTCAAATGTCGAGGTTACAGAAACTGTTGATAGGGATGGGATGTTGTCTTGCTCAGTAAATGATCAGAACTTAAAAGAAGAGAGAATGTGCAGGATCACACAAACAGAGGCTCATATTACCAACAGGATGGAATCTACTTTGATGGAATGTGAAGCTGTTCTGGATTCAATTAGTGAAATTTCAGTGCCCACCAAGAAAGACGGGCCATTGGAGTCTGAAGAGTACTTAGAAAAGGGTGTGGGTGGTGATCTACCTCAGATCGAGTGTGAAGATGCCATGTTGTCTAACCAGCCAATTCAAGTAGTTGTTGAAGCTGAAGTGGCAACTGTTGATGGAAGTGATCTTCTAAACTCAAATGTTGAAACAGACACCCAAGTCGTTGGCAGAGAGGAAATTGCTCCCATGGACACTGAGGaaattttaaattccaacatGGATGTACTGGGAACTGAGGAGTTTGAAGAGTGCCTAAGGAGAAGCATGGCTGGTGATTCTGCTCAGATTGATTCAAGAAGTGAGCTTCAGGTTGAAGTTGAAAAACAAGAGACAAAATCTGAACAAGTTGGTTTGCAAGAAGGACAGGGAATGGAGCTTGAAGAAGACGTCACTGATACTGAACAGTCAAAAGCTGATGAAGAGAAGTTCCTTGAACAGCCAACTCTGAATGCTGGAAGCATGGTTGAAGTGCATCAAGCTAGTTATCAGCTGCCATCAGAAAAGGAAGGGGAGTTCACAGTATCGGATTTAGTATGGGGGAAAGTGAGGAGCCATCCATGGTGGCCTGGGCAGATATTTGATCCTGCAGATTCATCTGAGAAGGCAATAAAACATCATAGAAAGGACTGTTTTTTGGTGGCATATTTTGGGGATCGAACTTTTGCATGGAATGAAGCATCTCAGTTAAAGGCCTTTCGAACGCATTTCTCCCACATTGAGAAGCAGAGCAATTCAGAAGCATTTCAGAACGCTGTTGATTGTGCTCTGGAAGAAGTCTCAAGACGAGTGGAGTTTGGACTTGCATGCTCCTGcataccaaaagatgctttttACAGAATTAAATTCCAGAAGGTTGAGAACACTGGAATTCGGCAAGAATCAATCACGAGAGACAGAGTGGACAGATCTGCCAGTGCTAGTTCCTTTGAACCTGATAAATTAATCAAATACGTGCAAGCCTTGGCACAGTACCCTTCTGGTGATAGTGATCGGTTGGAGGTTGTGATAGCTAAGGCTCAGTTGCTGGCTTTCAGTCGTTTAAAAGGTTACAGTAGTTTGCCTGAATTCCAATTTTGTGGACAGTTGTTGGAGAGTGATATGGATACTTTAGTTTCTGAGGACAGAATGCATTCAATTAAAGTGTTTGAGCATGTCGATGATGAGCTAACTTCCTTTGAACAGGAGATATCAAAAAACCAGAACAGCTTTTCTagtaaacataaacaaaattttaaagatgatgtattttacaaaaagaaagaaagaagcttgTCAGAGTTAATGGGTGATATGATGGATTCTCCAGATGGTGATGATTGGTTAGATGGAAAGACAACATCCTCCAGCAAGAAACGAAAGGCTGTTGATTACCACGATGACCATGGGCCACAAGATGGGAGGAAAACTATTTCCTTTGCTAAAGTTTCTAGTACCATTCCACCTTCTTTCCCCAAGCCATCATTTAAAATTGGGGACTGTATTCGGAGAGCTGCAAGTCAACTGACTGGGTCTCCTTCTATCCTGAAGTGGAATAGTGAGAGGCTCCAGAAGATAGATGGCAGCCATGACGGACCTGCTGGGAATGAAGCTGATGCTTCCTTCCTGGAATCTGACACACAGAGAGGAAGGGTGGGTGTTTCGACAGAGTATTCATCACTAGATGATTTGTTATTGCAACTTCAGATAGCAGCACAGAATCCACTGAAAGCATATGGTTTGTCTGATACTATTGTCAGCttcttctctgattttagaaaTTCAGTAATAGTGGGCCAACATTCTAGGAGAGCGCTCTTGGCTATGGACAAAGTTGGCggtggtaaaagaaaaaaatcatcccatTCTGTTGTTGGGTCACCGGAAACATATGAATTTGAGGATATGAGTGACACTTACTGGACTGACAGGGTTGTCCAAAATGGTTCGGAAGAGAAAACTTCACGtagaaacaaaaagagagagtatCAAATTGTCCCTGTTGTACTAGACACCCCTCAAGTGGGCCGTAGGCCATACTCAAGGAAGCGATATTCAGATGGCAATGATGCTGTGGCAGCTGAGAAACCTGCTGGCTACGTGGATGAGAACTCACCAGCCGAAATTCTAATGAACTTCGCTGAGGTGAATTCTGTTCCATCAGAAACAAACCTGAATAAGATGTTTAGGCGTTTTGGGCCTTTGAAGGAATCTGAAACAGAAGTTGATCGTGATACTAGCCGTGCTAGAGTGGTGTATAAGCATTCTTCTGATGCAGAAGTTGCATTCAGTAGTGCTGGAAGGTTCAACATTTTTGGGCCAACGCTGGTAAATTACCAGATTAACTATACTCCCTCTGCTCTGTTTAAAGCTTCACCAATGGACACAGCCCAGGACCATGAGATGCAATTTGATCTTGCTGCTCTTGAAGTTAATCTAGTTTGA
- the LOC109002990 gene encoding probable RNA-binding protein ARP1 → MTTSKYSIGQFGDTTLTKLFVGGLAWETPKEAMREHFDKYGEILEAVIISDKVTGRSKGYGFVTFKEAEAAKKACEDATPIINGRRANCNLASLGARRPRSASTTPPHQGSNGGATPAPANYQVQWYYPAGTPPSPFHHHRPAVPFYGYPPSYIATDISYNHKLSYAGGNFIMNGRFPGHVYPAQPIVGGNALMPMYPFYNYHQSQTMGLPNAHIFSTTTASAAGPMNGAVPAIMSKLTSSNWS, encoded by the exons ATGACGACGAGCAAGTACAGCATTGGGCAATTTGGGGATACGACACTAACAAAGCTGTTTGTCGGAGGGCTAGCATGGGAGACTCCGAAGGAGGCCATGAGAGAGCACTTTGATAAGTACGGTGAGATATTGGAGGCTGTGATCATCTCCGATAAGGTCACGGGCAGATCCAAGGGCTACGGATTC GTGACGTTCAAGGAGGCTGAAGCAGCTAAGAAGGCTTGCGAGGACGCCACGCCCATCATCAACGGACGCCGAGCTAACTGCAACCTGGCTTCGCTCGGCGCCCGGCGCCCAAGGTCGGCTTCCACCACCCCTCCTCATCAAG gATCCAACGGTGGAGCAACGCCTGCACCGGCAAATTATCAGGTGCAGTGGTACTACCCGGCGGGGACACCGCCGTCGCCCTTTCATCATCATCGACCGGCCGTTCCTTTCTATGG GTACCCTCCCAGCTATATTGCTACAGATATCAGTTACAATCAT AAGTTAAGCTACGCCGGCGGGAACTTTATCATGAATGGGCGTTTTCCGGGCCATGTGTATCCTGCTCAACCTATTGTGGGTGGCAACGCATTGATGCCTATGTACCCCTTTTACAATTACCATCAATCACAAACAATGGGCCTACCTAATGCCCATATCttcagtactactactgcatCAGCGGCGGGCCCCATGAACGGCGCTGTCCCGGCCATCATGTCTAAATTAACCAGCAGCAATTGGTCCTAA
- the LOC109002989 gene encoding uncharacterized protein LOC109002989 → MDEEKDKDVYVGSVTEPATVVVSEHVAGETQVEGPLSEGVQRVEDGGACNGDDVMVEVLGSDVYVDGVCTHGEAGRSGAVENEIGAVGDGNSLEEDVNSLGGGAALCEAGLRGIGGSSVDASKCGTEAGVEGSLGIVESRGEQTQAVVVESEVLVREETIEGGAVMGERVREIVASDSGNYDMTPRYVTVLDGEAQDTEVGTVDGGSFSVLGSTSGETQVVQLQEVVMVARETGLKKEGVEVSADGGRQLMDDMIDAFEDGNPEEVSAFDEKATITRNENGVGDSSVLVASVGVESQVVGEDALLENVEHSESGLVVEGDELGGGSADDGLDVNDGFAQIDSKCGLQVEVEEQEMKAEQVGLKEDQGMEVEEDITDTEQSKADEEKFLEQEALNAGSIGEVHQASYQLPSDNEGEFSVSDLVWGKVRSHPWWPGQIFDPADSSEKAMKHHRKDCFLVAYFGDRTFAWNEASQLKAFRTHFSHIEKQSNSEALQNAVDCALEEVSRRVELGLACSCIPKDAFYRIKFQKVENTGIRQESITRDRVDRSASASSFEPDKLIKYVQALAQYPSGDSDRLEVVIAKAQLLAFSRLKGYSSLPEFQFSGESDPDNLVSGGRMHSSKEFEHVDDRLTSFELEISKNQNSSSNKHKQDFKDDVFYKKKERSLSELMGGAMDSPDGDDLLDGKTSGGLVSPSSGKKRKTADYHDDHGPQDGTKTIAFAKVSSTLPPFPKPSFKIGDCIRRVASQMTGSPSILKYNSERLQKLDGGHDIPAGDEADASFQDSEDTQRGRVSVSTDYSSLDELLSQLQMAAQDPLKGYDVSDIIVSFFSDFRNSVVVGHHSRRELLAMDKVGGGKRKKSSHSVVGSPETYEFEDMSDTYWTDRVVQNGSEEQPPRRNKKREYQIVAVVQDPPQVSRRPYSRKRYSDGSNAVAADKPAGYVDENSPAEIVMNFSEVNSVPTETNLNKMFRRFGPLKESETEVDRDTSRARVVYKHSSDAEVAFSSAGRFNIFGPTLVNYQINYTPSALFKASPMDTAQDHEMQLDLAALDVNLV, encoded by the coding sequence ATGGATGAGGAAAAAGACAAGGATGTTTATGTTGGGAGTGTAACTGAGCCTGCTACTGTGGTAGTTAGTGAGCATGTAGCTGGTGAAACCCAAGTTGAGGGGCCTCTTTCGGAGGGCGTTCAGAGAGTAGAGGATGGTGGGGCTTGTAATGGGGATGACGTTATGGTGGAAGTTTTGGGTTCTGATGTGTATGTTGATGGCGTTTGTACCCACGGGGAGGCGGGGCGGAGTGGGGCAGTCGAGAATGAGATTGGTGCGGTGGGAGATGGTAATTCTTTGGAGGAAGATGTTAATTCTTTGGGTGGAGGCGCTGCACTTTGTGAAGCGGGGTTGCGGGGAATTGGGGGTTCAAGTGTTGATGCATCAAAATGTGGAACCGAGGCCGGAGTTGAGGGTTCTTTGGGGATTGTGGAGTCACGGGGGGAACAGACTCAAGCTGTGGTGGTGGAGTCTGAGGTACTGGTGAGAGAGGAGACTATAGAGGGAGGAGCGGTCATGGGGGAGAGAGTTAGAGAAATAGTTGCTAGTGATAGTGGAAATTATGACATGACACCACGGTATGTCACAGTTTTAGATGGGGAAGCTCAGGATACAGAGGTTGGAACTGTAGATGGTGGTTCTTTTTCGGTTCTGGGTTCCACATCTGGAGAAACACAAGTTGTTCAGTTGCAGGAAGTTGTCATGGTTGCCAGGGAAACTGGTTTGAAGAAAGAAGGGGTTGAGGTGAGTGCAGATGGAGGTAGGCAACTGATGGATGATATGATTGATGCATTTGAGGATGGGAATCCTGAGGAagttagtgcttttgatgagaAAGCAACTATTACTAGAAACGAAAATGGGGTAGGTGATTCTTCTGTACTTGTGGCTTCTGTAGGTGTGGAAAGCCAAGTTGTAGGAGAAGATGCGTTACTTGAAAATGTGGAACATTCAGAAAGTGGATTGGTTGTTGAGGGCGATGAGCTTGGTGGTGGATCGGCTGATGATGGATTGGATGTAAATGATGGTTTTGCTCAGATTGATTCAAAATGTGGGCTTCAGGTTGAAGTTGAAGAACAAGAGATGAAAGCTGAACAGGTTGGTTTGAAAGAAGACCAGGGaatggaagttgaagaagaCATCACTGATACTGAACAGTCAAAAGCTGATGAAGAGAAATTCCTTGAACAGGAAGCTCTAAATGCTGGAAGCATAGGTGAAGTGCATCAAGCTAGTTATCAGCTGCCATCAGATAATGAAGGTGAGTTCTCTGTATCGGATTTAGTATGGGGGAAAGTGAGGAGCCATCCATGGTGGCCTGGGCAGATATTTGATCCTGCAGATTCATCTGAGAAGGCAATGAAACATCATAGAAAAGACTGTTTTTTGGTGGCATATTTTGGGGATCGAACGTTTGCTTGGAATGAAGCATCTCAGTTGAAGGCCTTTCGAACACATTTCTCCCACATTGAGAAGCAGAGCAATTCAGAAGCATTGCAGAATGCTGTTGATTGTGCTCTGGAAGAAGTCTCAAGACGAGTGGAGCTTGGGCTTGCCTGCTCCTGcataccaaaagatgctttttACAGAATTAAATTCCAGAAGGTTGAGAACACTGGAATTCGGCAAGAATCAATCACGAGAGACAGAGTGGACAGATCTGCCAGTGCTAGTTCCTTTGAACCTGATAAATTAATCAAATACGTGCAAGCCTTGGCACAGTACCCTTCTGGTGATAGTGATCGGTTGGAGGTTGTGATAGCTAAGGCTCAGTTGCTGGCTTTCAGTCGTTTAAAAGGTTACAGTAGTTTGCCTGAATTCCAATTTAGTGGAGAGAGTGACCCGGATAATTTAGTTTCTGGGGGCAGAATGCATTCAAGTAAAGAATTTGAGCATGTCGATGACAGGTTGACTTCCTTTGAACTGGAGATATCGAAAAACCAGAACAGCTCTTCTAATAAACATAAACAAGATTTTAAAGATGatgtattttacaaaaagaaagaaagaagtttGTCAGAGTTAATGGGTGGTGCGATGGATTCTCCAGATGGTGATGATTTGCTAGATGGGAAGACTAGTGGTGGTTTGGTTTCTCCATCGTCTGGCAAGAAAAGAAAGACTGCTGATTACCATGATGACCATGGACCACAAGATGGGACGAAAACTATTGCCTTCGCTAAAGTTTCCAGTACCTTGCCACCTTTCCCCAAGCCATCATTTAAAATTGGCGACTGTATCCGGAGAGTTGCAAGCCAAATGACTGGGTCTCCTTCTATACTGAAGTATAACAGTGAGAGGCTCCAGAAGCTAGATGGCGGCCATGACATACCTGCTGGGGATGAAGCTGATGCTTCCTTCCAGGATTCTGAGGACACCCAGAGAGGAAGGGTGAGTGTTTCAACAGATTACTCATCACTAGATGAATTGTTATCGCAACTTCAGATGGCAGCACAAGATCCGCTGAAAGGATATGATGTGTCAGATATCATTGTCAGCTTCTTCTCCGATTTTAGAAACTCAGTAGTCGTTGGTCATCATTCCAGGAGAGAGTTATTGGCTATGGACAAAGTTGGTggtggtaagagaaaaaaatcatcccatTCTGTAGTTGGTTCACCTGAAACATATGAATTTGAGGATATGAGTGACACTTACTGGACAGATAGGGTCGTCCAAAATGGTTCGGAAGAGCAACCTCCACGtagaaacaaaaagagagagtatCAAATTGTCGCTGTTGTACAAGACCCCCCTCAAGTGAGCCGTAGGCCATATTCAAGGAAGCGATATTCAGATGGCAGTAATGCTGTGGCAGCTGACAAACCTGCTGGCTACGTGGATGAGAACTCACCTGCCGAAATTGTGATGAACTTCTCTGAGGTGAACTCTGTCCCAACAGAAACAAACCTGAATAAGATGTTTAGGCGTTTTGGGCCTTTGAAAGAATCTGAAACAGAAGTTGATCGCGATACAAGCCGTGCTAGAGTAGTGTATAAGCATTCTTCCGACGCAGAAGTTGCTTTCAGTAGTGCTGGAAGGTTCAACATTTTTGGGCCAACGCTGGTAAATTACCAGATTAACTATACTCCCTCTGCTCTGTTTAAAGCTTCTCCAATGGACACAGCCCAGGACCATGAGATGCAACTTGATCTTGCCGCCCTTGATGTTAATCTAGTTTGA
- the LOC109002991 gene encoding nuclear transcription factor Y subunit B-1-like isoform X1 translates to MAEAPASPAGGSHESGGDQSPRSAGVREQDRYLPIANISRIMKKALPANGKIAKDAKDTMQECVSEFISFITSEASDKCQKEKRKTINGDDLLWAMATLGFEDYIEPLKVYLARYRELEGDSKGSARSGDASGKRDAVGALAPQNPQFAHQGSLNYMNSQFADAEG, encoded by the exons ATGGCGGAGGCTCCGGCGAGTCCAGCGGGTGGGAGCCACGAGAGCGGCGGCGATCAGAGCCCGCGCTCGGCGGGGGTGCGCGAGCAGGACCGATATTTGCCGATCGCCAACATCAGCAGGATCATGAAGAAGGCGTTGCCGGCCAACGGCAAGATCGCCAAGGATGCCAAGGACACCATGCAGGAATGCGTCTCCGAATTCATCAGCTTCATCACCAGCGA GGCGAGCGATAAGTGccagaaggagaagaggaagaccaTTAATGGCGATGATTTGTTGTGGGCAATGGCGACGTTGGGGTTTGAAGACTATATCGAGCCACTTAAGGTGTACCTAGCTAGGTACAGAGAG TTGGAG GGTGATTCCAAAGGATCTGCTAGGAGTGGAGATGCATCTGGTAAAAGGGATGCGGTTGGTGCTCTGGCCCCTCAAAACCCACAG TTTGCTCATCAGGGGTCATTGAACTACATGAACTCCCaa TTTGCTGATGCTGAAGGTTAG
- the LOC109002991 gene encoding nuclear transcription factor Y subunit B-10-like isoform X2, which produces MAEAPASPAGGSHESGGDQSPRSAGVREQDRYLPIANISRIMKKALPANGKIAKDAKDTMQECVSEFISFITSEASDKCQKEKRKTINGDDLLWAMATLGFEDYIEPLKVYLARYREFD; this is translated from the exons ATGGCGGAGGCTCCGGCGAGTCCAGCGGGTGGGAGCCACGAGAGCGGCGGCGATCAGAGCCCGCGCTCGGCGGGGGTGCGCGAGCAGGACCGATATTTGCCGATCGCCAACATCAGCAGGATCATGAAGAAGGCGTTGCCGGCCAACGGCAAGATCGCCAAGGATGCCAAGGACACCATGCAGGAATGCGTCTCCGAATTCATCAGCTTCATCACCAGCGA GGCGAGCGATAAGTGccagaaggagaagaggaagaccaTTAATGGCGATGATTTGTTGTGGGCAATGGCGACGTTGGGGTTTGAAGACTATATCGAGCCACTTAAGGTGTACCTAGCTAGGTACAGAGAG TTCGATTAG